Proteins co-encoded in one Brassica oleracea var. oleracea cultivar TO1000 chromosome C4, BOL, whole genome shotgun sequence genomic window:
- the LOC106339528 gene encoding uncharacterized protein YNL011C, producing MAEICFFGGLVHYKAPSPSSLHYSLFRSKPHHYSLMSASISAECHSSSSTVDPPSLLVFSGGTGFNGVVEELKKITTRVAHVLPVSDDGGSTAEIVRVLGGPAVGDIRSRCLRLSDESTSEALAVRRLLGHRLPIDAHNAKKDWYDIVEGNHSLWDGVSRPYRETIRAFLIYFQNEILRRPNDSFCFANGSIGNFFFAGARIFFQSLDAAIFLFSRVSEIPCDSLVLPVISTNDRLTLGCELQDGTIIRGQNEISHPTNGTIQTVDKRHSSTLPSKIKRVFYMSSEGNNLLHEVFPPVNPTVLEQLKSVDCIVYAMGSLFTSVCPSLVLLGVGEIISSRSCLKVLLLNGSQDRETSGFTASCFVTAIADALNRTHGDPNIRLKNPPGYYINTLLVPKDGDIAVDLKQLSEQGISDVRVVESVRDPKHGVLFNPSSLINTLASLLE from the exons ATGGCGGAGATATGCTTTTTCGGAGGTCTGGTCCATTATAAGGCTCCATCTCCTTCGTCTCTCCATTATTCTCTTTTCCGCAGCAAACCCCATCACTATTCTCTCATGTCCGCCTCCATCTCAGCCGAATGCCACTCCTCCTCCTCCACCGTAGACCCACCTTCTCTCCTCGTCTTCTCAG GCGGCACTGGATTCAACGGTGTGGTGGAAGAGTTGAAGAAGATAACAACCAGAGTCGCTCATGTTCTTCCTGTCTCTGATGATGGAGGAAGTACTGCTGAGATTGTTCGTGTTCTCG GCGGACCAGCGGTTGGTGACATACGTTCAAGATGTTTGAGGCTGTCTGATGAAAGTACTTCAGAGGCACTTGCTGTTAGGAGGTTGCTCGGTCATCGTTTACCTATTGATGCACATAATGCCAAGAAAGATTG GTATGATATAGTGGAAGGTAACCATTCTCTATGGGATGGTGTATCAAGACCCTACAGAGAAACAATCCGCGCTTTCTTAATTTATTTTCAGAATGAG ATCCTTAGACGACCTAATGATTCATTTTGCTTTGCCAACGGAAG CATTGGGAACTTCTTCTTTGCAGGAGCAAGGATCTTTTTCCAGTCTTTAGACGCTGCCATCTTTCTGTTTTCACGCGTTTCAGAGATTCCTTGCGACAGTTTAGTCCTCCCAGTGATATCAACCAACGATAGGCTCACACTAGGATGTGAATTACAG GATGGGACTATAATACGCGGACAGAACGAGATCTCTCACCCAACCAATGGAACTATACAGACCGTTGACAAG AGACATTCTTCGACTCTTCCATCAAAGATAAAGAGAGTGTTTTACATGTCAAGCGAAGGCAATAATCTCCTTCATGAGGTCTTCCCACCAGTTAACCCAACTGTCTTGGAGCAGCTAAAGAGCGTGGACTGTATCGTTTACGCTATGGGATCTCTATTCACTTCCGTTTGCCCATCACTG GTTCTGCTTGGTGTTGGGGAGATTATCTCTTCAAGGTCGTGTCTTAAGGTGCTTCTTCTGAACGGGAGCCAAGACAGAGAGACAAGCGGCTTTACTGCTTCTTGCTTTGTGACTGCTATTGCTGACGCTCTCAACAGAACTCATGGTGATCCTAACATTAGGCTCAAGAATCCA CCTGGATATTACATCAACACTCTCTTGGTACCAAAAGATGGAGACATAGCTGTAGATCTCAAACAATTGTCTGAACAAGGAATCAGTGATGTT AGAGTTGTGGAGAGTGTTCGTGACCCAAAGCACGGTGTCTTGTTCAATCCGAGCTCACTGATAAACACACTAGCCAGTTTGCTGGAGTAA
- the LOC106340030 gene encoding protein trichome birefringence-like 37: protein MGCKRISLFLLPLLTLTILSGADKALASDEKRQVSHRNITALAATGGGKATLKGRKQTSGCNLFQGKWVFDASYPLYDSSTCPFINGEFDCLKFGRPDKKFLNYSWQPDSCTIPRFDGEAFLNQWRGKRVMFVGDSLSENMWESLGCMIHASVPGITTTFLRRTPLSSLTFQEYGVTLYIYRTPYLVDISKEKVGRVLNLGTIERGAEVWKDVDILVFNSWHWWVHKGVKSQGWDFIRNGSSLIRDMNRLDAFNIGLTTWAQWVDQNVNTSQTRVFFQGISPTHYVGKEWNEPMKTCNGQMQPLTGSTYPGGPLPAASIVSRVLRSMKTPVYLLDITTLSQLRKDAHPSTYGENGRTDCSHWCLPGLPDTWNQLLYAALSM from the exons ATGGGTTGCAAACGCATCTCTCTTTTCCTTCTTCCACTTCTCACACTCACAATCTTGTCCGGGGCCGACAAGGCCTTGGCTTCCGACGAGAAGCGGCAAGTGAGCCACCGCAACATAACGGCGTTGGCTGCCACCGGAGGAGGAAAAGCGACGTTGAAAGGAAGAAAGCAAACGTCTGGTTGTAACTTGTTTCAAGGGAAATGGGTTTTCGATGCTTCTTACCCATTGTACGATTCGTCCACGTGTCCTTTCATCAACGGCGAGTTTGACTGTCTCAAGTTCGGCCGACCAGACAAAAAGTTCCTCAACTACTCTTGGCAACCTGATTCATGCACCATCCCAAG GTTCGATGGAGAAGCGTTTCTGAATCAATGGAGAGGGAAACGAGTGATGTTCGTGGGTGACTCACTGAGTGAAAACATGTGGGAATCGTTGGGATGTATGATCCATGCGTCGGTACCAGGCATCACGACCACGTTTCTCAGACGTACCCCACTCTCCTCTCTCACTTTCCAG GAATATGGAGTTACGTTATACATATACCGAACACCATACCTAGTGGATATCTCCAAAGAAAAGGTAGGGCGTGTGCTTAACCTTGGAACCATCGAAAGGGGTGCTGAAGTTTGGAAAGACGTGGACATTCTTGTGTTCAATTCTTGGCACTGGTGGGTTCACAAAGGAGTAAAATCTCAAGG GTGGGATTTTATAAGAAATGGGTCTTCACTGATAAGAGACATGAACCGTCTTGATGCTTTCAACATAGGACTCACCACTTGGGCGCAATGGGTTGATCAAAATGTTAATACTTCGCAAACCCGAGTTTTCTTCCAAGGCATTTCTCCTACTCATTACGT AGGAAAGGAGTGGAATGAGCCGATGAAGACTTGCAACGGGCAGATGCAACCGTTGACAGGGTCGACATACCCGGGTGGTCCACTTCCTGCAGCAAGCATTGTTTCACGAGTGTTGCGCTCCATGAAGACACCCGTCTACCTACTCGACATCACAACTCTGTCTCAGCTAAGAAAAGATGCGCATCCATCTACTTATGGAGAAAATGGAAGAACCGATTGCAGCCACTGGTGCCTTCCTGGCTTGCCGGATACTTGGAACCAGCTTCTCTATGCAGCTCTTTCGATGTGA